Proteins found in one Paenibacillus sp. FSL R10-2782 genomic segment:
- a CDS encoding helix-turn-helix domain-containing protein has product MSYSLELKKMCPATFAFNVISGKWNLPILAILAEHECIRYNELKRLLKGITAATLTNCLKELVEYGIIHREQYMEVPPRVEYSLTDAGKELVPLIESIVVWGAKNMNAIMEI; this is encoded by the coding sequence ATGAGTTATTCGCTGGAATTGAAAAAAATGTGCCCCGCTACATTCGCCTTTAATGTGATTAGTGGCAAATGGAATCTGCCTATTCTGGCAATTCTGGCAGAGCATGAGTGTATCCGCTATAATGAGCTGAAACGCCTGTTAAAAGGCATTACAGCCGCAACACTGACGAATTGTTTAAAAGAACTCGTAGAATATGGTATTATTCACCGCGAGCAATATATGGAAGTACCACCACGCGTCGAATATTCGCTTACTGATGCAGGAAAAGAACTGGTGCCCTTGATTGAGTCCATCGTGGTCTGGGGTGCTAAAAATATGAATGCTATAATGGAAATCTAA
- a CDS encoding DsbA family protein produces the protein MSDKNMMCDLQTGICGEVEEDVQLVDFNTPAKKITLYYATDPICSHCWALEPVLNRFVLQYGQYFNIQTIMGGLLQSWHGFADQANGIQKPADVAHHWREVGEHSRMPIDGSLWTTNPIQSSYPPSRVFKVVQRKHPVHAELLLRKLREAVFVFNHNIAEEQVLKDIVNQIGLDGATLVAEAGEDAAQGWLEEDFALAASLGVRGFPTIIMVNEEKQGVKIVGARSLQTYVEALQKIVGGPLTAAEVPKLTNIHNGKQHLFAREIEVMYDLVPQDVETFLANNLPQGTYEVKRIFNELYI, from the coding sequence ATGAGTGACAAAAATATGATGTGCGATCTGCAAACCGGTATCTGCGGCGAAGTGGAAGAAGATGTGCAACTGGTAGATTTTAATACACCAGCAAAAAAAATCACTTTGTATTACGCAACTGATCCGATCTGTTCCCACTGCTGGGCACTGGAGCCGGTCCTGAATCGTTTTGTTCTGCAGTATGGTCAGTATTTCAATATTCAGACGATTATGGGTGGACTGCTGCAAAGCTGGCACGGGTTTGCGGATCAGGCTAATGGTATCCAAAAACCGGCCGATGTGGCGCATCACTGGCGGGAAGTAGGCGAACATTCGAGGATGCCTATCGATGGATCATTATGGACAACTAACCCGATTCAGTCCTCGTATCCCCCATCCCGTGTATTCAAAGTCGTGCAGCGCAAACATCCGGTCCATGCGGAACTGCTGCTCCGAAAATTGCGTGAAGCTGTGTTTGTGTTTAATCACAATATTGCGGAAGAGCAGGTGTTGAAGGATATTGTGAATCAAATCGGTTTGGATGGTGCCACCCTTGTGGCTGAAGCAGGTGAAGATGCAGCACAGGGCTGGCTGGAAGAAGATTTTGCTCTAGCTGCCAGTTTGGGTGTACGCGGCTTCCCTACCATCATTATGGTCAATGAAGAAAAACAAGGCGTCAAAATCGTCGGAGCACGCTCATTGCAAACGTATGTGGAAGCACTACAGAAAATTGTCGGTGGGCCACTGACAGCGGCGGAAGTACCAAAATTGACCAATATTCATAACGGGAAGCAGCATCTGTTTGCTAGAGAAATTGAAGTGATGTACGATCTGGTCCCGCAGGACGTAGAGACATTTCTTGCGAATAACCTGCCGCAAGGTACCTATGAAGTTAAACGCATTTTTAACGAACTGTATATTTAA
- a CDS encoding monooxygenase — translation MSIILQVDFKFEGPFGSTMASAFQELASGINQEEGFKMKVWTENEANGEAGGIYFFEDERTAQQYWDMHSKRLASFGVHHANAKIFHINKQLSELNHFPI, via the coding sequence ATGAGTATTATTCTTCAGGTCGATTTCAAATTTGAAGGACCGTTCGGAAGTACAATGGCTTCCGCTTTTCAGGAACTAGCTTCAGGTATTAATCAGGAAGAAGGATTCAAAATGAAAGTCTGGACCGAAAATGAGGCGAATGGTGAAGCCGGAGGCATTTATTTTTTTGAAGATGAACGCACTGCTCAGCAATACTGGGATATGCATTCCAAACGGCTGGCGAGCTTTGGCGTACACCATGCGAATGCTAAAATATTTCATATAAATAAACAACTTTCCGAGTTGAATCATTTTCCGATCTAA
- the pgmB gene encoding beta-phosphoglucomutase → MKAVIFDLDGVITDTAEYHFQAWGSLAAALGIPFDREFNEQLKGISRTESLDKILARGEAGTYTAKDKLELAARKNTEYQRLISAVTPADVLPGIRSLLTELREARIGIALASASKNAAFILERLELTHYFDSVVDVTAIRHGKPDPEIFLTGAANLGVQPADCIGIEDAQAGIQAIKSAGMFAVGVGTPSQMQGADIVVATTAELSLSMLEAHFIRG, encoded by the coding sequence ATGAAGGCAGTGATTTTTGACCTGGACGGCGTGATTACAGATACCGCCGAATATCATTTTCAGGCATGGGGTAGCTTGGCGGCGGCGTTGGGCATTCCTTTTGATCGGGAATTTAATGAGCAGCTCAAAGGAATCAGCCGCACGGAGTCGCTCGACAAAATATTGGCGCGTGGTGAAGCGGGCACATATACTGCCAAGGATAAGCTGGAGCTGGCTGCACGAAAAAACACAGAGTACCAGCGGCTCATCTCGGCTGTGACCCCAGCAGACGTACTACCAGGCATCCGCTCGCTTCTGACAGAGCTTCGTGAAGCCCGAATCGGCATCGCGCTGGCCTCTGCAAGCAAAAATGCAGCGTTTATCCTGGAGCGGCTGGAGCTGACGCACTATTTTGACAGTGTGGTGGATGTTACCGCCATTCGGCATGGCAAACCTGATCCGGAAATTTTCCTCACCGGGGCCGCAAATCTGGGCGTTCAGCCTGCCGACTGTATCGGTATAGAGGATGCTCAGGCGGGCATACAAGCGATCAAGAGCGCCGGGATGTTCGCGGTTGGTGTAGGAACGCCTTCGCAAATGCAGGGTGCAGATATCGTGGTAGCCACTACAGCCGAGCTTTCTCTGAGCATGTTGGAGGCACATTTTATCAGAGGATGA